The proteins below are encoded in one region of Hordeum vulgare subsp. vulgare chromosome 3H, MorexV3_pseudomolecules_assembly, whole genome shotgun sequence:
- the LOC123440225 gene encoding anthocyanidin 5,3-O-glucosyltransferase-like, with amino-acid sequence MKEANQGAGDRESRRTVVMYPAPGAGHLIPTVEFARLLVSHGLAVIVVQRGLPAGNATVPASSLYGNGDASASPFLSFHYIPEPPLPHGMPEGDHVGKVFELSRASNPELRDFLRATAPAALLLDFFCYSAADVAAEIGIPTYFFFLGCTASLAVLLHLPVIHGQNAVNLGDLGGEPVKVPGVTPIPAHDLPAAFLDRSSVSYKHFLAVSQQLCQSHGVIVNSCRSLEPRATDAVAAGLCAPPGRTTPPLFCIGPVVKSEEVAEKQGEECLAWLDTQPEASVVFLCFGSMGRFSAEQIKEMAAGLEMSGQRFLWVVRSPAGGNGNGNEHPGEPELDVLLPDGFLDRTKDRGLVVMSWAPQREVLAHGSVGGFVTHCGWNSVLEAVMAGVPMLGWPLYAEQRMNKVLLVEGMQLGVAVERGEDGFVTAEEIERKVTWLMGSDGGRELRERTLAAMRGAREALSDGGDSRAALLQLVQRLSAPDVTEESVCQL; translated from the coding sequence ATGAAAGAGGCAAACCAAGGAGCCGGCGACAGAGAGTCGCGGCGCACAGTCGTCATGTACCCTGCGCCCGGCGCGGGCCATTTGATCCCCACGGTGGAGTTTGCCAGGCTGCTCGTGTCGCATGGCCTCGCGGTCATCGTCGTTCAGCGTGGCCTTCCGGCCGGCAACGCCACCGTTCCCGCCTCCTCCCTGTACGGCAACGGCGACGCTTCAGCCAGCCCCTTTCTCTCTTTCCACTACATCCCGGAGCCGCCACTCCCGCACGGGATGCCGGAGGGCGACCATGTGGGCAAGGTTTTCGAGCTCAGCCGCGCCTCCAACCCCGAGCTCCGTGATTTCCTCCGCGCCACCGCCCCGGCGGCCCTCCTGCTCGACTTCTTCTGCTACAGCGCCGCCGATGTCGCGGCAGAGATCGGCATCCCGACGTATTTCTTCTTCCTGGGTTGCACGGCCAGCCTTGCGGTACTGCTCCACCTGCCCGTCATCCACGGGCAAAACGCTGTGAACTTGGGTGACCTCGGCGGCGAGCCCGTGAAGGTGCCGGGCGTCACTCCCATACCGGCGCACGACCTCCCCGCTGCTTTCCTCGACCGGAGCAGCGTGAGCTACAAGCATTTCCTCGCCGTGTCCCAACAGCTGTGCCAGTCGCATGGCGTTATCGTCAACAGCTGCCGCTCCCTGGAGCCGCGCGCcaccgacgccgtcgccgccggcCTCTGCGCGCCCCCGGGGCGCACGACACCGCCTTTGTTCTGCATCGGCCCGGTGGTGAAGTCCGAGGAGGTGGCTGAGAAGCAAGGCGAAGAGTGCCTTGCGTGGCTAGACACGCAGCCGGAGGCCAGCGTGGTGTTCCTCTGCTTCGGCAGTATGGGCCGGTTCAGCGCCGAGCAGATCAAGGAGATGGCGGCGGGGCTGGAGATGAGCGGGCAGCGGTTCCTCTGGGTCGTACGCAGCCCGGCgggcggcaacggcaacggcaacgagcATCCCGGCGAGCCGGAGCTGGACGTGCTCCTCCCGGATGGCTTCCTGGACAGGACCAAGGACAGAGGGCTGGTGGTCATGTCGTGGGCGCCGCAGCGGGAGGTGCTCGCCCACGGATCGGTGGGCGGGTTCGTGACCCACTGCGGGTGGAACTCGGTGCTGGAGGCGGTCATGGCGGGCGTGCCGATGCTGGGGTGGCCGCTGTACGCGGAGCAGcggatgaacaaagtgttgttggtgGAGGGAATGCAGCTAGGCGTGGCGGTGGAACGAGGCGAGGATGGCTTCGTGACGGCAGAGGAGATCGAGAGGAAGGTGACTTGGCTGATGGGTTCTGATGGCGGGAGGGAGCTTCGGGAGCGTACTCTGGCGGCCATGAGAGGGGCAAGGGAGGCCCTGAGCGACGGTGGGGATTCCAGGGCGGCACTGCTGCAGCTCGTGCAAAGGCTGAGCGCCCCCGATGTGACGGAGGAGAGTGTTTGCCAGCTGTAG